One stretch of Variovorax sp. 54 DNA includes these proteins:
- a CDS encoding type IV pili methyl-accepting chemotaxis transducer N-terminal domain-containing protein — protein MKRRHFIAAAALTSLTSLTGVSARAQVADLNDAINKAGRQRMLSQRASKAYLALLQKVEPRSAQQVLDRSIALFEKQLGELKAFAPNATIRGTYDALDGSWNDFKRELTSATPGKDEAAKVVKLDATVLALANQGTAQYEAASGKPVGRLVNIAGRQRMLSQRMAKFYLAGAMQIDAAGSAAEIARSRAEFLSALEILRNAPEATAQIRQELVLADAQWMFFNRGLQRLEGAGASPAHMSDVFVTSENLLAIMDRVTGLYSDLKT, from the coding sequence TTGAAACGAAGACACTTCATCGCCGCCGCCGCGCTGACCTCCCTGACCTCCCTGACGGGGGTGAGCGCCCGCGCCCAGGTGGCCGACCTCAACGATGCCATCAACAAGGCGGGCCGCCAGCGCATGCTGTCGCAGCGCGCGAGCAAGGCCTACCTGGCGCTCTTGCAGAAGGTGGAGCCGCGCAGCGCGCAGCAGGTGCTCGACAGATCGATCGCGCTGTTCGAAAAGCAACTGGGCGAACTCAAGGCCTTCGCGCCGAACGCCACGATCCGCGGCACCTATGACGCGCTCGACGGCAGCTGGAACGACTTCAAGCGCGAGCTCACCAGCGCAACGCCGGGCAAGGACGAAGCCGCCAAGGTGGTGAAGCTCGACGCCACCGTGCTCGCACTCGCGAACCAGGGCACCGCGCAGTACGAAGCCGCCTCGGGCAAGCCCGTGGGCCGGCTGGTCAACATCGCGGGCCGGCAGCGCATGCTGTCGCAGCGCATGGCCAAGTTCTACCTGGCCGGCGCGATGCAGATCGATGCGGCCGGCAGCGCAGCAGAGATCGCCCGGTCGCGCGCCGAATTCCTGAGCGCGCTGGAAATTCTGCGCAACGCACCCGAAGCCACCGCGCAGATCCGCCAGGAGCTGGTGCTGGCCGACGCGCAATGGATGTTCTTCAACCGCGGGCTCCAGCGCCTCGAAGGCGCCGGAGCCTCGCCTGCCCACATGTCCGACGTGTTCGTGACCAGCGAGAACCTGCTCGCCATCATGGACCGCGTGACCGGCCTGTATTCCGACCTCAAAACCTAG
- the nirD gene encoding nitrite reductase small subunit NirD, producing the protein MSEWKAICRIDDIPVLGARRVTRPEGVDVAVFRNADNQVFALLDRCPHKGGPLSQGIVFGTSVACPLHNWAIGLDDGCAKSPDEGCTPKFAVQVTDGVVHLDAHELATHAIDLPRPVAGPARTIALVSA; encoded by the coding sequence ATGAGCGAATGGAAAGCCATCTGCCGCATCGACGACATTCCCGTGCTCGGTGCGCGCCGCGTGACGCGCCCTGAAGGTGTGGACGTTGCCGTGTTCCGCAACGCCGACAACCAGGTCTTCGCACTGCTCGACCGCTGCCCGCACAAGGGCGGCCCGCTGAGCCAGGGCATCGTGTTCGGCACCAGCGTGGCCTGCCCGCTGCACAACTGGGCCATCGGGCTGGACGACGGGTGCGCCAAGTCGCCCGACGAAGGCTGCACGCCGAAGTTCGCGGTGCAGGTGACGGACGGCGTGGTGCATCTCGATGCGCACGAACTGGCGACGCACGCCATCGACCTGCCCCGCCCCGTGGCCGGCCCCGCGCGCACCATCGCGCTCGTTTCCGCTTGA